GTTTGCGTAGCGTGAGTTCGCCTGATTTTATCTTTTCGCAGAGATTTGCCAGATCCCGCGAGTCAATCATCGCAATCATCATCACGATCATGGCCCATTCGAACATCGGAATACTCATAGTGTATTCGATTCCCAGATGCAGGCCGACGCCGGCTAGCAGAACCCAGTAGCGCAGTTCTTTGAACCACACCAATGTGCCCATCGCGAACTCCACAATGAGAGTCGACCATGTGAGAAATTTGATAAAGAGCATGCTATTCAGAAGTGGAAATGGAAAACGGTAAAACTCGTCAAGCCTTGTGGCGATATAAACAGCCGTTCCATCGACCCACGGCTCTCCTTTAATTTTGAAGAGAACTGTTGCGACATAGATCGTGCAAAATTGCAGCTGAATCAGGCGTAGGGCCCATGGGCTTCTTTCCAGAGGCACGAGCGGAGCCCGGCCTTGTTTGAGCTTGCGCCAGCGGTCGACGGACCAAAGATCTCCGCTGGGAGTAAAGAAAAGGAAGAACAAGAATATACGGAGAACAGAATCGGCGCTGTTCAGAATAAATCCGTTGCGATGATGGAAAGACACCAAGGTGATGAAGGTAATCCCTATCGCCATTCGCGTGAAGGTTCCGGTGATAATCCCCAGTACGGCAATCAGGTTTACGAAAGCCAGTGTCACGGTCGTCTTATCGGTGAGCGGAATGTAATCAAAAAGAGAAAAACGCAGCTGGTTTCCGTATTGTTGCGCGGTTTGCAGGGACACCATTCCCTCCGGCCCATATAGAACATCCAGATCGCTATAGATCATAAACCAATTTAAGAGCATAAGCAGACCGATCCCGATCCTAAGAGCTGCCACGCTATGCACGGGTTGAGGTTTGAAAATAAAATCGTGAATATTTTTAATAGCGGTTGTTAGCTTCATGTCTCACCTGTTGTGCTGTTGGAGTAAAGAAAAATACCGGCTCTGCTTTATAAGAAGAGCTGAGTCGGCCGTGCGGAATAAAATTTGAATCCGTCGGCGGAGCAATTTGGCTGTGGAAGCGATTGAAGACGATATTCTTAACGACGCGCTTTTTCTCTTTTGCTTCCTTCAAAGCTGTTTGTTTGAGAATGTATTTCGAAAGATCGAACCATACGAGTTCGTTTTGATTCGGCAGAAGTGTTTCCTGTCCCATTAAACGATAGCGGTCGGCCACAAGAAGCTTGCGTAAACCCTCTGTGTTTCTTTGCCGCGGCATCTTCCATATATCGTGAGAGCCGTCGTCAAAGTAGATCACGGCTTCAATGTGTGCGTTCGTGTTCATCGGATTTGGAGCAAACATACTCCAAGGTTGGTAGAGCATTCCAAAAGCCTGGTAACGCGCTATCAATTTTATATATTTGGTGCCGAGTGCACTGCGATCCGGAAGTCCATCGGCGACCATAATTCCGACGTTCGCGCTAAAGAAAAGAAAGATCACAATCTTTAGCATCGCCTCTTTGAATGGTTTCATTCTTTTTATCAACATGTTTTTCATACCCGTCCTTATGATAAACTTTGAGAAAACAAAAAATAGTTTCGCAAACATCTATCACGTCTGTTTCGACAAAGTCTGGTTATTGATTTGAAACATTGATGAAGTTTTCGCGCGGAGAAAAATCGCCAGCGCAACACTACTAAACAGAAAAGATATGAAAACTAAACAAAAAGGATATGTTTCGTTTTTAAGTAGAGCCGCGTTTGTTTAGTGCTATTAAATCAACGCAAGTAACAAAATTTTATCGTGCTAAAAAAATCCAGTCGTACAAAAGTTCTTTTCAATTTTTTAGCAACCGTAAAAAACAACAAAAGGAGAATGTATGACTATGAAGTCTAAGAGCACATTCCTTTTGGCAGGATTTACTCTCGCTGTGAATTTCGCTTTCGCGAATAATCCGGGGAATAATAATGCCACGAAGAATGAACAAATGAATCAGCGTCCTTCTGAGACGGCTTACATCGGTGGAAAGGGTGGCTTTATTAATTATAGAGGCCCCGGCATCGAAGTGCAAAGTCCGGGCAATGCGGGGAGTATTGGTGTCGCCGGGATTGTCGGGAATAACGGCAACAACGGTAACAACGGAAATAGCAGTATCGTAGGCGTCGCTGGCATCATTGGTAATAATGGTAATAACGCCAATAATGGTAACAATGGGAACAATGGCAATAGCAGTATCGTCGGTGTTGCGGGTATCGTTGGTAACAACGGCAACAACGGCAACAACGGCAACAACGGCAATAACGGCAATAACGGAAATAATGGAAATAATGGAAACAGCAGTATTGTTGGTATAGCCGGTATCGTTGGTAACAACGGTAACAATGGTAATAACGGAAACAACGCCAACAATGCTAACAATGGAAATAATGGCAATAGCTCCATCGTTGGTATAGCCGGTATCGTAGGAAATAACGGGAATAACGGCAATAATGGGAACAATGGCAATAACGCTAACAATGCCAATAACGGCAATAACGGAAATAGCTCTATTGTTGGTGTAGCAGGTATCGTCGGCAACAACGGCAATAACGGAAACAACGGCAATAATGGCAACAATGGAAATAATGGAAATAACGGAAACAGCTCCATTGTAGGTGTTGCGGGTATCGTTGGTAACAATGGAAATAACGGTAACAACGGTAACAACGGCAATAACGCTAATAACGCGAACAATGCCAATAACGCTAACAACGGCAACAATGGCAACAATGGCAACAATGGCAACAACGGAAATAGTTCTATTGTAGGCGTTGCAGGTATCGTCGGCAATAACGGCAATAACGGCAATAACGGTAACAACGGTAACAACGCAAATAACGCAAACAATGCGAACAATGCGAACAACGCAAACAATGGCAATAACGGCAATAACGGCAATAACGCCAACAACGCGAATAACCTTCCTTTTTTAATTTGACGGTAGTAGCCTCTTCTTATGGCTCAGTTTACAAAGAAAATTCAGAAAATCGGTGTCTATACAAGTGGGGGCGATGCGCCTGGAATGAACGCGGCGATTCGCGCCGTGGTTCGTGTCGGTATTGCGCAAAATCTTGAAGTTTACGGTATTCACAATGGATACGTCGGCATGATGGAGAATAAAATTTTTCCTCTGCAACTTCGGGATATGGCCAACATCATTCAAAGAGGCGGAACTGTTCTAAAAACAGGACGCTCCACTGAGTTTATGAAACCCGAAGGTCGCGCAAAAGCCGCGCAGAATTTGCAAGCGGCGGGTTTGGATGCTCTTGTCTGCGTTGGCGGAGACGGCTCTTTCCGCGGCGCTCATGCTCTTTGGGAAGAACACCAGATTCCTATCGTCGGCGTTCCCGGCACGATTGATAACGACATTTATGGAAGTGATAAAACCATCGGCTTCGATACGGCAGTGAATACGGCTCTCGAAGCGATCGACCGTATTCGTGATACGGCGGCTTCGCATGATCGTCTTTTTATCGTTGAAGTCATGGGCAGAAATTCCGGATTCATCGCTTCACACGTAGGCCTTGCTGGTGGCGCGGAAGAAATCTTTACTCCTGAAGGCAACACGACTGTTGAAAAAGCGCTGGATCGAATCAAAGATGCCAAGGCTCGCGGAAAAACATCGAGTATTTTGATTACAGCAGAGGGGCAAAAGCCCGGACGCGCTTACGATCTTGCCGATGCTATTCGCAAAAAATCAGGATTGGATGCAAAGGTTTGTATTCTTGGGCACACTCAGCGTGGTGGCGCACCGACGGCGGCGGATCGCATTCTTGCCAGCCGTATGGGAGCTGCTGCGGTGGATTCTCTGCTCAAAGGCTATTGTGATGTCATGATCGGCACCGAAGGAGAGCGCCTCGTGCAAGTGCCTCTAGATCTCGTGACGAAGCATGAAAAAAAATCTCAACTCGATTTGATCTCTCTCGCGAATATTTTAGCGATGTAGAAGGTGCGTTTTGTCTTGACCTCGGATTTAGATACTTGAATTCTAGATGTATTCCCATTCATGTATTTAGAAACGAGGTCCCGATGAAACGCTTGCTCTTAGCTCTTGTTTTAGTTTTACCCCTACTTACAAGCTGTACAAAAAAAGAAAATGAAATCGTTATTGGTGAATACGATTCACTGACAGGCAGCGATGCTACTTTTGGTTTGAGTACAAACAAAGGCGTTCGCTTGGCCATAGATGAGATCAATGCGGCAGGCGGAGTCAAAGGCAAGAAGATCACAGTCATCACTTTGGATGACCAAGGAAAAAATGAGGAAGCGGCTTCCGCGACGACTCGTTTGATCACACAGAATAATGTCGTAGCGATTTTGGGTGGTGTTGCCAGCGGTCGCTCCAAAGCGGCAGCTCCTATCGCTCAATCTCACAAAGTTCCTTTTGTTTCTCCGGCATCGACAAACCCTGATGTCACCAAAATCGGAGATTACGTTTTCCGCGTGTGCTTCATCGATCCATTCCAAGGTTTGGTGATGGCGAAATTCGCTTCAGAGAATTTGAAACTTAAAAAAGTCGCTATTCTTCGTGACGTAAAAAATGATTACAGCGTGGGCTTGGCAGACGTTTTCAATGAAGAATTTAAAAAGCGCGGCGGTGAAATCGTTGCGGATCTGAGCTATCAAGCGGGCGATATTGATTTCAAAGCGCAATTGACGCAAATCCGCTCTAAAAATCCAGACGGTATTTACGTGCCTGGTTATTACACCGAAGTCGGTCTGATTGCCCAACAGGCGCGCCAATTGGGTCTTAAAGTTCCAATGATGGGCGGCGACGGCTGGGATAGTGACAAGCTTTACGAAATCGGCAAAGACGCTATCAACGGCAACTATTATTCGAATCATTACACCACGGAGTCCACAGATCCTGTCGTGACTGAGTTCATCAAAAAATTCAAAGCGAAATACAATGAAACTCCGGATGCCTTGGCGGCTTTAGGTTACGATGCCGCGAAAATCTTGGTGGCAGCGATTGAGCGCGCTCCTGACTTGTCAGGCAAAGCAATTCGTGATGAACTAGCTAAGACGAAAGATTTTGCCGGAGTGACTGGCAAAATTTCTTTGAATGAAAATCGCGATGCTGTGAAAAGCGCCGTGATCATTCAAGTGGATAAAAACAACCGTAAATTTGTCACAACGGTGAACCCTTAAGGACGTGCATGCAGGATTTCATTCAGCATATAATCAACGGCATCAGTCTTGGCTCTATCTACGCACTGATCGCCCTTGGTTACACGATGGTGTATGGAATCCTGAAAATGATCAACTTCGCCCACTCTGATGTTTATATGGTGGGCGCTTTTGCCGCCTACTATGTCGCCCGCTTCTTTGGCATCGAAGCCAACCCCGGCCTTCCGACTCTGATCACTCTTCTTGTCGCTTCCATGGTGGTCTGCAGTCTTTTGGGACTTGCGATCGAGCGTTTGGCGTATCGTCCTCTGCGTTCTTCTCCTAAACT
This region of Bdellovibrio sp. 22V genomic DNA includes:
- the pfkA gene encoding 6-phosphofructokinase encodes the protein MAQFTKKIQKIGVYTSGGDAPGMNAAIRAVVRVGIAQNLEVYGIHNGYVGMMENKIFPLQLRDMANIIQRGGTVLKTGRSTEFMKPEGRAKAAQNLQAAGLDALVCVGGDGSFRGAHALWEEHQIPIVGVPGTIDNDIYGSDKTIGFDTAVNTALEAIDRIRDTAASHDRLFIVEVMGRNSGFIASHVGLAGGAEEIFTPEGNTTVEKALDRIKDAKARGKTSSILITAEGQKPGRAYDLADAIRKKSGLDAKVCILGHTQRGGAPTAADRILASRMGAAAVDSLLKGYCDVMIGTEGERLVQVPLDLVTKHEKKSQLDLISLANILAM
- a CDS encoding ABC transporter substrate-binding protein; amino-acid sequence: MKRLLLALVLVLPLLTSCTKKENEIVIGEYDSLTGSDATFGLSTNKGVRLAIDEINAAGGVKGKKITVITLDDQGKNEEAASATTRLITQNNVVAILGGVASGRSKAAAPIAQSHKVPFVSPASTNPDVTKIGDYVFRVCFIDPFQGLVMAKFASENLKLKKVAILRDVKNDYSVGLADVFNEEFKKRGGEIVADLSYQAGDIDFKAQLTQIRSKNPDGIYVPGYYTEVGLIAQQARQLGLKVPMMGGDGWDSDKLYEIGKDAINGNYYSNHYTTESTDPVVTEFIKKFKAKYNETPDALAALGYDAAKILVAAIERAPDLSGKAIRDELAKTKDFAGVTGKISLNENRDAVKSAVIIQVDKNNRKFVTTVNP
- a CDS encoding HTTM domain-containing protein; translated protein: MKLTTAIKNIHDFIFKPQPVHSVAALRIGIGLLMLLNWFMIYSDLDVLYGPEGMVSLQTAQQYGNQLRFSLFDYIPLTDKTTVTLAFVNLIAVLGIITGTFTRMAIGITFITLVSFHHRNGFILNSADSVLRIFLFFLFFTPSGDLWSVDRWRKLKQGRAPLVPLERSPWALRLIQLQFCTIYVATVLFKIKGEPWVDGTAVYIATRLDEFYRFPFPLLNSMLFIKFLTWSTLIVEFAMGTLVWFKELRYWVLLAGVGLHLGIEYTMSIPMFEWAMIVMMIAMIDSRDLANLCEKIKSGELTLRKPLKSKEA